The following is a genomic window from Streptomyces lincolnensis.
CGGTGACCGGGGCCCGTCGAACGTGCTCATGGTGCAGAACGAGCGCGACCCGGGAACACCGCTGGCCCGAGCCCAGGAGCTGCGGCGGGCGTTCGGGAAGCGGGCCACGATGGTGACGGCCGACCAGGGCGGGCACGGTGTCTATCCGTTCGGCCGCAACACGTGCGCGAACGACGCGGTGACGGCGTTCCTGGTCACGGGTGAGCGCCCCGCACGGGACCTGGCCTGCGCGGCGGAGCCAGGCAAGTGACGGGGGGCGGTGGCATGTTCAGGGAGTGGCGGCACAGCCGGGCCGTGCAGCGGGTCGAGCCGGGGGACGGGCGAGCGCTGGAGCGCTTCCGCTGGTGGCAGTCGTTCTCGCGCGCGCTGTTCCATCTTCGGCTGGTGAACGACGACGGCCGGCGGACGGTCTACACCGTCGACGTCAGGCATCAGAACCAGTCGTCCGGCCACGTCAAGGCCCACCTGTACCTCGACGGCAGGCATCACGCCGAGTCCAAGGTCCCCGCCGTCTTCCCCGTCCGGGGCGGCACCGTCGAAGTGAGGGCGAGCGGCTTCGGGCTCAAGCGCTGTCACTACGTCACCGCCGAGGGGGCCGAGTTCCAGCTCGTCCCGGACCCCGCCTCCGCCGAGGGCCGCCGCGCGCGCCTCGACCGATCGCACCCCGCGCTGAGCCGCCGGATCGGCTTCCTCTCACTGATCACGCTGGTCGTCGGTCTGGTTCTCCTGGTCCTTCAGCTCGCCGAACAGGTCACCCGGGCGCCGGAGGGCCTCGCCCAGTACGTCGGGACCTTCACCTCACCCATCGACCTGCCGGCCTGGGCCAACACCGTGGTCGGGCTCTGTACCGCGACGGCCAGCACCGAGCGGGCGCTGCGGCTGCGCTACAACGCGCTGCTCGACGGCGGGGTGGGCTGACCCCCGGCCGTCCTACCAGCGCGGCCGGGCCCGCCTGCCGAACAGCAGACCGCGCGGCTCCGGCGGCGGGGGCGTGCCCGGCTTGAGCGGCCAGGCGATCGCCATACCGGCGACGAAGCCGACGATGTGCGCCGCGTACGCCACGGTGCCCGCGTCGGAGACGCCCTCGCCGGAGGAGTACACCGCCTGGAGCACGAACCAGAAGCCGAGCACCAGCCAGGCGGGCAGCCGCAGCGGCAGGAAGATCAGGAACGGGACGAGCACCCAGATCCTGGCCTTCGGATACAGCACCAGATAGGCGCCCAGGACCCCGGCGATCGCTCCCGAGGCGCCGATCAGCGGATCCGACGAGCCGGCGTTCAGCACCGCGAAGCCGTACGAGGCCAGGTAGCCGCAGACGACGTAGAAGAGCAGGAACCGCACACGGCCCATGCGGTCCTCGATGTTGTTGCCGAAGATCAGCAGGAACAGCATGTTGCCCAGCAGATGCAGCCAGCCGCCGTGCAGGAACATCGCCGTGAACACCGACAGCTCGGGGGACTTGTCGTAGCCCGGCGGGGCCACCACGCAGCCGGCGTTCCCCTGCGGGCTCAGGCCCACGTCGCCCGTGGGCACCAGGCGCGGCATCCGATGGTGGATCAGCTCCTGCGGGACCGCCGCGTAGTGGTCCAGGAACTCCTGGAGACGGCAGAGCCGGGCAAGGCTGCCGCCGCCCGTCACGGAGTCGGCGAGACCGGGCATGGACAGGAAGACCAGGACGTTCGCGGCGATGAGCGCGTACGTCACCCACGGGGTGCGGCGGACCGGGTTCACGTCATGGACGGGGATGACCACAAGGGATGAATGCCCCCGATGCGCGCGGCAAATCGGTGAACACCGGCACGTGCGTGTGCGTATGACTCCTCAACCGCCCGCGGCAACGGGGAAGGCGGGTCGCGGGGACTACGTGAGGAAACAGGCGATGAACGACCGGAACACTCCTGCGATGCAAGCCCTGCCGGACGGCGAGGCCGAGATCTCGCTGGTGTTGCGACTGCCGTGGGAGGACGTGGCACGGCTGGGCCAGGAAGCGGGGCGGCTCGCCACGCAGATGCAGCGGCCGGTGACGCTGGACGAGGCGGTGAGCCATCGGCTGCGGTCGGCCCGGTCGGCGGCGCACGCCAAACCGGCGGGGGAACAGCCCGCCGCGGTGGCGCCGCCCAGCAGCGCGTCGGTGTCCTCGCTGCCCTCCCGGCCGCCGGCGGACCAGGCACGGCAGGCGATCGAACGGATCAACGGTTCGGCGTAGGCCCTGTCGTCGCGTTCCCGCCTGCCCCGCGGCGCCATGCACGCTCCCCCACTGCCTCAAGGGCGTGGGAGGTGCCCCCACGACGCCGTGGGGCCCGCCGTTCGGGCGGACGACGGGAATGTGACGACAGGGCCTGGCGGCGCCGCTCAGGTGCGCTGCCGCACCGCCTTCGACGCCTTCCTGGCCGCCACCAGCACCGGGTCCCACACGGGGGAGAACGGGGGTGCGTAGCCCAGGTCCAGGGCTGTCATCCGGTCGACCGTCATGCCGGCCGTGAGAGCCACGGCGGCGATGTCGACCCTCTTGCCCGCGCCCTCCCTGCCGACGATCTGCACGCCGAGCAGCCGCCCCGTGCGGCGCTCGGCGAGCATCTTCACCGTCATGGGGGAGGCGCCCGGGTAGTAGCCGGCGCGGCTGGTGGCCTCGATGGTGACGGACTCGAACTGGAGGCCGACGCGGCGGGCGTCCTTCTCCCGGAGGCCGGTGCGGGCGATCTCCAGGTCGCAGACCCTGCTGACGGCGGTGCCGACGACACCGGGGAAGGTGGCGTAACCGCCCCCGGCGTTGGTGCCGATGACCTGGCCGTGCTTGTTGGCGTGGGTGCCCAGAGCGACGTGGCGCTCCTGGCCGGAGACCAGGTCGAGGACCTCGACGCAGTCGCCGCCCGCCCAGATGTTCTCGTGCCCGCGCACCCGCATCGCCAGATCGGTCAGCAGGCCCCCGTGAGTGCCGAGCGGCAGACCGGCGGCCCGGGCGAGGGCGGTCTCGGGGCGGACACCGATGCCGAGCACCACGACGTCCGCCGGGTACTCGGCGTCCTCGGTCAGCACGGCCCGCGCCCGCCCGTCGTCACCCGTGAGGATCTTGGTCACCTCGGCGTCGTTGACCATGGTGATGCCCAGGCCCTCCATGGCCTCGTGCACCAGACGGCCCATGTCCGGGTCGAGGGTCGACATCGGCTCCCGGCCGCGGTTGACGACCGTCACCTCGTAGTCGCGGTTGATGAGCGCCTCGGCCATCTCCACGCCGATGTAGCCCGCGCCGACCACCACCGCGCGCCGGCCACGCGTGCGTGCCAGCGTGTCCAGGAGCGCCTGGCCGTCGTCGAGGGTCTGCACGCCGTGCACACCGGGCGCCTCCGCACCCGGCATGTCCGGCCGGATCGGACGGGCACCGGTCGCGATCACCAGTTTGTCGTACGACGTCCAGGACTCGCCGCCGGATTCGACGTCACGCGCGCGTACCCGCTGTCCCCCGACGTCGATCTCCGTCACCTCGGTGCGCATGCGCAGATCGATCCCGCGGGCCCGGTGCTCCTCGGGCGTGCGGGCGATCAGCTGGTCCCGCTCGGTGACCTCGCCGCCCACCCAGTACGGGATGCCGCACGCCGAGAAGGACGCGAAGTGGCCCCGCTCGAACGCCACGATCTCCAGTTCGTCGGGGCCCTTCATCCGGCGGGCCTGCGACGCCGCGGACATGCCCGCGGCGTCGCCACCGATCACGACCAGACGCTCCGGCCCACGCTCCGTACGGCTCATGCTCATGCGAACACGCTACGTGGGCAGGCCGTTTCAGTCCTGTCCGGCCGGGTCAGTTCTCCTCGCCGCCCTCCTGGGAAC
Proteins encoded in this region:
- a CDS encoding FAD-dependent oxidoreductase, with translation MSMSRTERGPERLVVIGGDAAGMSAASQARRMKGPDELEIVAFERGHFASFSACGIPYWVGGEVTERDQLIARTPEEHRARGIDLRMRTEVTEIDVGGQRVRARDVESGGESWTSYDKLVIATGARPIRPDMPGAEAPGVHGVQTLDDGQALLDTLARTRGRRAVVVGAGYIGVEMAEALINRDYEVTVVNRGREPMSTLDPDMGRLVHEAMEGLGITMVNDAEVTKILTGDDGRARAVLTEDAEYPADVVVLGIGVRPETALARAAGLPLGTHGGLLTDLAMRVRGHENIWAGGDCVEVLDLVSGQERHVALGTHANKHGQVIGTNAGGGYATFPGVVGTAVSRVCDLEIARTGLREKDARRVGLQFESVTIEATSRAGYYPGASPMTVKMLAERRTGRLLGVQIVGREGAGKRVDIAAVALTAGMTVDRMTALDLGYAPPFSPVWDPVLVAARKASKAVRQRT
- a CDS encoding rhomboid family intramembrane serine protease: MVIPVHDVNPVRRTPWVTYALIAANVLVFLSMPGLADSVTGGGSLARLCRLQEFLDHYAAVPQELIHHRMPRLVPTGDVGLSPQGNAGCVVAPPGYDKSPELSVFTAMFLHGGWLHLLGNMLFLLIFGNNIEDRMGRVRFLLFYVVCGYLASYGFAVLNAGSSDPLIGASGAIAGVLGAYLVLYPKARIWVLVPFLIFLPLRLPAWLVLGFWFVLQAVYSSGEGVSDAGTVAYAAHIVGFVAGMAIAWPLKPGTPPPPEPRGLLFGRRARPRW